Genomic window (Verrucomicrobiia bacterium):
TCGTGCGCAGATTTATCCCGATTACGTGCGCGTCTGCAACAGCTTCAACGTTCCCTGCGAACGCGTGATGTACAAGCGCGATCTCAAGCCCGCCATCCAGCGAATGCTCGATTCAGACGGACCCTACGTCCTGGATGTGGTGGTGCCTTACAGCGAGCACGTGCTGCCATTCATCCCCGCGGGACGAACGGTGGCCGACATGATCTGGAAGGCATCGGATCCGCGCATTTGATTCGCGGCTCGTCCGAATCCGCGGATGTCGGTTCTTAAAACACTCGGGGTGGGCTGAACGCTTGCCCCGGTGTTTGACGTCAGTTGAAGCGCCGCTACGCAACGACGCACTCACGTTACTTGGATAAGGGGGCGTCACTCCGTGAATGAGCCCCGGTGAAACCGTGCTGCGGCTCTTGCCCGGGAAATATTAGGGTGATAGTTTTTCGCCGCACCATGTTCACCCAGCAAACGACGTTTTTATGAAAATGACTTCTCTCCTGGTTTTGGCGGCGGGTTTGGCTGCAGGCGTTGCAACGGCCGCAGAAATTTCCGGCACGGTCACGTTGAATGGCAATCCTCCGGCAGAAAAAGCGATCACCCCGTTGAAGGATGATCCGAACTGCGGAAAGCTCCATTCCAGTGTGCCGACGACGAAGTTCTACGTCGTGGGTGCAGACAAGGGACTGGCGGATGTGGTCGTGATGCTGAAGAACGTCAGCGGCAAGTCGACGGGCGCATCGGCGAAGCCAGTTGTGCTGGATCAAAAAGGCTGCATCTACACGCCACAGATTCTGGCGGTACAAACTGGCCAGAAGCTTTTGGTCAAGAATTCCGATCCCGCATTGCACAACGTCCATACGAAGCCCGGAGCCGGCAGCGCCAACAAGGAAGAGAATCGCGCGCAAATGCAAGGTGGCCCCGATCTTCCATTCACTTTTGCAGCCTCGGAAAACTTCCTGAAATTCCAATGCGACGTGCATCCCTGGATGTTCGCCTGGGTAACTGTCGTCGATCACCCGTACTTTGCGGTGACGGACAAGGATGGCAAGTTCGCCATCAAAGATGTGCCCGCAGGCAAATACACAGTTACAGCACTCCATCGCAAGGCAGCTCCCACCGGGCTCGACAAGGAAGTCGAAGTAAGCGACGCGGCGGCGAAAGTGGATTTTGTTCTAGAGGTCAAATAATCATAACCTTTCTTAAGACCGCTGTGGGCGCAGGCTCGCAGCGGTTTATTTTTTCAAGAACTGATGTCTCACGCTTCTTCAACATCCCGCGGTGTTCATGCCTTTGCGGTCGCCACCGCCATCGCGACCCTGCTGTTGATTGCAGTTGGCGGGCTCGTGACAAGCAAGGGCGCCGGCATGGCAGTGCCGGACTGGCCGACCAGTTACGGCTACAACATGTTCGCGCTGCCGATTCACCTCTGGACGGGTGGTGCGTTGTACGAGCACACGCATCGGCTCTGGGCGTCGGTTGTCGGCCTGATGGTGGTAGCCCTGACGCGGTGGTTGGGTGGCCGCGCTTCCCGCAAGCCGCTCGCGTGGATTGGCGCGGCGGAACTGCTCGCGGGTCTTTTGATGGTCACTCTCTGGCCGAGCCTTAGGGGAACAGGCTTTTTCCTTTCTGGCATCGGCGGCGTGGTGTTGCTCGCGGCGCTGGTGTGGATCAGGAACGACGCCGCGTCCCACGGGCTCGTGCGGCTTGGTTGGATCGTGTTTGTGCTCGTGCAGGTTCAGGGGTTGCTGGGCGGCTTGAGGGTCGTGCTGTTTAAGGATCAATTGGGCATCTTCCACGCCGCGCTAGCCCAAGTTTTCTTTGTCCTGCTGTGCATCATCGCTCTGTTCACCAGCCGCACGTGGCGGCGTCATGTGTCGCATCAATCGTCCCCCCTTGAACAGGGCGCGGTGGGGATGCCAGTGCGTGCAGGGTCCCGGGCCTCGCGATTCGCGATTCTCGCGACGACGGTGCTGATCTTTATTCAGTTGCTGATTGGGGCCACCATGCGGCACCAGCATGCGGGGTTGGCGATATGGGATTTTCCGCTCGCGCATGGGGAGCTTTGGCCGGCAACCGACCCGGAATCCGTTCTTCGGTACAACCAGCAGCGTGTGGAGATCTCGTCGGCGAATCCAATCACCCCATTTCAAATTCATCTTCACATGGCGCACCGTTTTATGGCGGTGGTGATCCTGGCCGCGGTGGTTTATTGCGCTGGAACCTTGTGGCGCTCACGACGGCTTGGGGAATCGAGCCATTTCGCGGCACGATGCTCCGCCGTGTGGCTGGGTCTGATTCTGGCGCAGGTCGGATTGGGAATTGCAACCGTGTTGACCCATAAGGCGGCTGACGTGGCGACTGCGCATGTGGTGGTGGGTGTACTTTCTCTGGCCACGGGTGCACTGCTGTGTATATTCACTTTTCGCAGCCTTGCCTTTTCAATGCGCGCGCCCTTTTTGCCAGGTGACGCGCGCCGCTTCACTGGCAGAAGCGGAGTCACGGCAGGCGCATCACAGAGATGAAAGCAACTGCACCAACATTGATCGACGCTGTTCCCGACGAGAAGAGCTGGTTCGCCGTCTATGCTGATCTCACCAAGGCGCGGCTGACTTTCCTTGTCGTTTTGACGACGCTGGTTGGGTTTTACATCGGGTTTGAGGGGCCGGTGAATTACGCGCTGATGTTTCACGCTGTGTTTGGAACGGCCATGGTCGCAAGCGGCGCGGCGGCGCTGAATCAGCTTCTCGAGCGCGAGCACGATGCGAAGATGCGACGCACGCGCAACCGGCCGTTGCCTTCAGGGCGGCTGCAGCCCACGACCGTAATGATTTTCGGCGGGGTGTGCGGCTGCGCCGGATTGTTGTATCTGGCGCTGGCTGTGAATCTCACCACGAGCGTTATCGGCGCGATTTCATTGCTGAGCTATCTGTTCATCTACACGCCTTTGAAACGCGTGACCTGGTTGAACACAGCGATCGGCGCCATTCCGGGAGCACTTCCGCCTTTGATGGGATGGACCGCGGCGCGCGGCGAACTCACGACAGAAGGATGGGTGCTGTTTGCAATCCTTGCATTCTGGCAATTGCCGCATTTCCTCGCGATCGCGTGGATATATCGCGAAGAATACGAGAAGGCGGGATTCAAGATGCTTCCAGTGATCGATCCGGAAGGGCATCGCACGGCGCGCCAGGCGGTGAGCCACACGCTGGGTTTGTTGCCCATCAGCATCTGCCCATTCCTGTTCAAACTGACGGGGCCGATATACCTCGTGGGCGCGCTGGTGCTGGGAGTGGCGTTCCTCTGGTTTGCGGTTCAATTCGCCCGCCAGTTGACCATCGCGCGCGCGCGCCAGCTTTTTTATGCATCCATTCTATACCTCCCACTGCTGCTCACGGTGATGGTTCTGGACAAGTGGAAATGATAGTTAAGATCAGCTGACTCTGCCGTTGACACTGAAATGTCACTGAAGTTGACTAACGCGGATTTTACTCCTGTTCGACGACAAGACGCGCTGTCTTTTTGTCCAACAGCTTTTTAGGAACGAACGAACATGCAGGCGACGCACGCAGTTTCACACGCAGACGTCCACCACGACGCCCACGACCTGGGCTTCTGGCGGAAGTACGTCTTCACGGTTGACCACAAGGTCATTGGCATTCAGTACGGCTTGACCGCGCTGGCCTTCCTGCTGCTCGGTTTCTTCCTCATGCTGATGATGCGGTGGCAGATTGCGCATCCAGGCCAGCCCATCCCAATCGTTGGAACTTTGCTTGAGATGGTGCTGGGTCAACCCGCGGCCAAGGGGATCATGTCGGCAGACCTCTACAATTCCTTTGGTGCCATGCATGGAACCATCATGGTGTTCCTTGCGATTGTGCCACTGGCGACGGGCGCGTTCGGAAATTACCTGGTGCCGCTGCAAGTCGGGGCTGGCGATATGGCCTTCCCCCGTCTGAACATGGCGAGTTACCAGTTTTACTTTTTCGGCGGCATCATCATGTTCGCCAGCTTCTTCATCCCCGGCGGAGCCGCGCAGGCGGGGTGGACGTCGTATCCGCCACTCGCCGTAGCCATCGCCACCAACGGCCAGACCATGTGGCTTCTCGGCATGGTCTTCCTGATCACCTCTTCGCTTTTGGGTTCGGCCAACATCATCGTGACCATTGTGCAATTGCGGGCGCCCGGCCTGACGTGGATGCGGCTGCCGTTCTTTGTGTGGTCGCAATTTGTCGCGGCGTTCCTCCTGCTGCTTGCGTTTCCTCCCCTGGAAGCCGCAGGCATCATGCAGTTGATGGACAAGGTGTTTGGCACCAGCCTGTTTCTTCCCACGGGACTGGCGGTTGGCGGAAACATGGCAGACATCAGCGGTGGTGGCAGTCCGCTCCTGTGGCAGCATCTGTTCTGGTTCCTTGCGCATCCCGAGGTCTATGTGCTCATCCTGCCGGCGATGGGAATCATTGCGGAGGTGATTGCCAACAACACGCGCAAGCCGCTGTGGGGCTATCGTTCAATGGTATTCGCTTCGCTCGGCCTCGGGTTCATGTCGTTCATCGTCTGGGCGCATCACATGTATCTGACCGGCATGGGAACAGTCATTGCGACATTCTTTCAGACGACCACGATGATCATTTCCATTCCGTCCGTGATCATCCTGACGTGCCTCCTGATATCGCTTTGGGGTGGGTCGATTCGATTCAACACGCCGATGCTGTTCTCGCTGGCATTCCTTCCGATGTTCGGAATTGGTGGTTTGACAGGCCTGCCTCTCGGATTCAGTGCGAGCGATATTCATTTGCACGACACCTATTACGTCATCGCCCATTTCCATTACGTGGTGGCGCCGGGGACGATCTTCGCATTGTTTGCGGGCATTTATTTTTGGTTCCCGAAATTGACCGGCCGGATGATGAACGAGTTCTGGGGCAAGGTGCAT
Coding sequences:
- a CDS encoding cbb3-type cytochrome c oxidase subunit I; translation: MQATHAVSHADVHHDAHDLGFWRKYVFTVDHKVIGIQYGLTALAFLLLGFFLMLMMRWQIAHPGQPIPIVGTLLEMVLGQPAAKGIMSADLYNSFGAMHGTIMVFLAIVPLATGAFGNYLVPLQVGAGDMAFPRLNMASYQFYFFGGIIMFASFFIPGGAAQAGWTSYPPLAVAIATNGQTMWLLGMVFLITSSLLGSANIIVTIVQLRAPGLTWMRLPFFVWSQFVAAFLLLLAFPPLEAAGIMQLMDKVFGTSLFLPTGLAVGGNMADISGGGSPLLWQHLFWFLAHPEVYVLILPAMGIIAEVIANNTRKPLWGYRSMVFASLGLGFMSFIVWAHHMYLTGMGTVIATFFQTTTMIISIPSVIILTCLLISLWGGSIRFNTPMLFSLAFLPMFGIGGLTGLPLGFSASDIHLHDTYYVIAHFHYVVAPGTIFALFAGIYFWFPKLTGRMMNEFWGKVHFWLSLVFMNLIFQPMFAQGMSGMLRRMSDGGANYSASVLEKSGAAVIGGLSDMVMHLNVYILWAAVGLAVAQIPFIINLFWSIKNGRKVTSDNPWDSTTLEWQTPTPPPHGNFTHDITVYRGPYEYSPIGKVGDDFLSQADSGAPTKH
- the cyoE gene encoding heme o synthase, producing MKATAPTLIDAVPDEKSWFAVYADLTKARLTFLVVLTTLVGFYIGFEGPVNYALMFHAVFGTAMVASGAAALNQLLEREHDAKMRRTRNRPLPSGRLQPTTVMIFGGVCGCAGLLYLALAVNLTTSVIGAISLLSYLFIYTPLKRVTWLNTAIGAIPGALPPLMGWTAARGELTTEGWVLFAILAFWQLPHFLAIAWIYREEYEKAGFKMLPVIDPEGHRTARQAVSHTLGLLPISICPFLFKLTGPIYLVGALVLGVAFLWFAVQFARQLTIARARQLFYASILYLPLLLTVMVLDKWK
- a CDS encoding COX15/CtaA family protein; its protein translation is MSHASSTSRGVHAFAVATAIATLLLIAVGGLVTSKGAGMAVPDWPTSYGYNMFALPIHLWTGGALYEHTHRLWASVVGLMVVALTRWLGGRASRKPLAWIGAAELLAGLLMVTLWPSLRGTGFFLSGIGGVVLLAALVWIRNDAASHGLVRLGWIVFVLVQVQGLLGGLRVVLFKDQLGIFHAALAQVFFVLLCIIALFTSRTWRRHVSHQSSPLEQGAVGMPVRAGSRASRFAILATTVLIFIQLLIGATMRHQHAGLAIWDFPLAHGELWPATDPESVLRYNQQRVEISSANPITPFQIHLHMAHRFMAVVILAAVVYCAGTLWRSRRLGESSHFAARCSAVWLGLILAQVGLGIATVLTHKAADVATAHVVVGVLSLATGALLCIFTFRSLAFSMRAPFLPGDARRFTGRSGVTAGASQR